DNA from Branchiostoma lanceolatum isolate klBraLanc5 chromosome 9, klBraLanc5.hap2, whole genome shotgun sequence:
TTTCCTTGGTTACCCTTGAGACATGACTCACTGCATGCATCAAGCACAAAGCACCGAACTCGTCCTGTATGTGCGCTGGGCCTGATTTATATTAACAACCGGGTAAGTTTGTCACTTCTAGTATAATTGTCACTCAAGCTACATGACTACACGTAGGCGTGCGCTACTGTAATTTAATCGATATAATACAGATCCAAGTTAAAATGCCCTTCTTTTACAACTATCTCTTGCCTGACAGTGTCTTATGTCTGGCCACACCCAAATGGTAAAATACTGACAGCCTGAATATTGTTGGTGTACCTGAGAAATATAAGCAATTGGACAGACATGTAAATCAGACAAATAGCAGACGACAGGCATAGAAATATATTAAGTACGAAATAATAGTCATACCTAGTAATCAGGcacttattttgtttctttacctTAGTAaggtaaagaaacaaaataagtgCCTGATTACTAGATATGACTATTATTTCGTACTTAATATATTTTTTATGCCTGTCGTCTGCTATTTTTctgatatgtttttattttgattttattcaaattgcaacaggcaatacatgaccacccaggcagcagtAGCTGATTTTGGGCGTCtaacacagcacatacaattacaatgttgaaaactacgcatatatacaaataaggtcactaACGTACACAATGATTTAATAATGAAATGTTTATGTCTGATATGTTTTATCACCATTTATGCATATCTTTTGAAAAAGTAACTGTATATTATCGATGTCTACTGAGAAGAACACGATCCCTACGTATTTCCTGCagtctttttattttgttttcccagCGCTAGCCTTGGTTTTACCAACACAGAGTGTATTTCAATTACCTGCCACTCTCTTTGACATTCCGTTTACCGCTACGTCATACAGTAATGCTTTTAGTTCAAGTGGTCGTCTGTGTTACAAGCCAACTTGGTATTCATCTTCGCTTTATTAAGTTAAGATTTCATTCACCTGGTGACACACAAATGATGTAAATAGTTCAAATAAAGCTTTCCCCTTGTATGAAAATGCAGTACAACTGAGCACATAATTAGAGGCTTAGAATGCACCATTACCAGCAGTATGTCCTACATGTTACGACTATTGATAACTGCAAAATGCATTCGTATTTTTCGAAATTGGTCTTCCCTTGCAAGGGATATTAATTGTCCATTTTTCTTGGCTTTCCCATTGCCCAACTGTTAAGGTAAGCGAATCTATCATATATATCTTCAAATACGCGTTTTGAATTTTTGTCAATTGTcaagtatatatatcatatattggcCATGTttgattattatcattattagaagcttgaacttgaactttgaACTAAACGTCATCGTGACACATGAATGTTCCGTCCGACATGTTGGAATCGCCAGCGTTTAGAAACAACCTGTTGTATGTGATAATGAGAGCTTGGTCTATACGATCAGCTTAAAACTCACATTTCAACTCTCTCCACTGTAAACAATCAGTTACAAAAATTGGAACGAGACGCAGGCACAAGAAGCCAGCAATTTCAAAAGGTAAGAGACTAATTTGACTAAGGTGGCTGACGCAATGTACTAGCGACACGATATGATGATTCGTACCGCAACCTGTTTAGCAGTAATTCTCAGGTTGTTTCTGCAAATACAGTTCTAAATTTGATATATAACAGAGAAGGTTGAAACATTTGCTTGAGATAACTTTTACAAACATGAATTTAACGAGCGTCAGCCCAATACAGTGCAAAGAAGTATAAATCTTTGGAACAAATGGGGAAGCCCAGGTAGGTTATCAAACATGGCCTCCACAACTGGGATTGAGAATTTTCGACTTGGCAAAGACTCATATCATGCATTGAAATCAGAGTATCAAATTTCTTACGCAATAATCTAAACTGGTAGTAAACACCTTATGTGTGTATAATCAAATTCTCATTAAAATTTTCTGGTGTGCATTTTGATTTTTGCACAGCAGCTATCCAAAGATGCTATAATTTAACATTTATATTTGACTAATCAGCGACAAACACGGCGTAGCAGAAACGGGACTTCTACGAACAGAAACGGAAGTGCGAACCAGGGTGTATTACATTGCGCAGATGAATTAAAGGTCTTTTGTTAACATGTTGCTGTTGTTACATTGGCCAATATTTACTGACACGTTATCGCAAGAGATCCATTTTACACAAAAACGACGCCCTTGTAGAGCCAGTTCCACATAATGTAGACAACAACTGGATATATTTACAGTGTCGATGAAAAGTTGCACTTTAGTCACCAATCCAACATGGGATTTAAAATGTTGCATGTCAAAAGACATTTGGCAAAATATTTGTAAAAGGAAAGGTGTGACACATTTCGCAAACATCGGTGTTGGTGTGTTCAAACGTATAGAAATGTGCACAAAAGAACTAACCTCAGTTAAATTTGCCAGAGTTAAAGGCCTTGCGCAGCTAGCACGATCTGCTTGCATTTTAAACGTTACCATTGGTCCGTTCAGCACGTTGTCAACGGTGCCACGCACTGATCAGGCACTGCCTGCGTGATCGTTGGGGGAATCCCCTGACGTCAGTACTGAAAGGTCACGTGTTACCTGGCCATGGACTTGTCTAAATGATTGCAGGGGAGAAAGTACTGGCTAAAGGAATGCAAGCGTTTACAGCGTTTTAGTTCAAGGATATCTGTAAAAAATTTGGATCACAGCGACACAACACATATTGATATCAAATCTGCACATTTCGTCATGATCCAAGTTTTCTAAGTGACGATTAATGGTGGTCTTAGAACTTGTCTTGTACTGCTGTAGTTTTTGAGGGAATAACATAAATTAAGTAAAACTTCCCATCAATCTCGCGTGTCAAACCGATTTTACTATCTAGGTTGAGCATTGTATAGATTTTATTCTACAGCCCCCCCTTAACGTTTTGCTACAGCTGAAAGGTAAAAATTATTAATGCATCATATTTTACGTCTCTCAAATGCCTTGTGTGTTGTTCTCTGAACTCTTCCCCTTCGCTATTTCTATCCTCCTCACCCCAATCAATGGTCAAGCTGCAGTGTTCAATAGCAGACAAAGTCAAAATACCGGAGAAATACTTTCTTCTGTTCTCGTTTGAATAAGATGTCTTATGTATTGTTACCTTAATCCGATATGCTTTTGGGTCGTTCTCCTCACATATGAAGCGGACAGAGAGAGCCCCCCTCCTTGACATCCGTCTTGTAACGCGACTACATTTTTCTCGCGAGAATTATAACCTCGTACGTGAACATGTGTCTTTAACATGGCGACCGGCAGGAATGCATGAGACTTTGAGAGGAGTCACGGTCACAGTCAGAAGGGGTTTGTGTGTTTAGATTTGTTGTTATCAAGTGAAACTAATTTCTTAGCAAACATTAAATTGATCTGTAAGTTGTAACTGTACCAAGGAAGATTGCTGCTCAAGTCAGAAGCCAGACCACATATAATACCTCACAGGTAAAGGGTGCATGTTCAGGTCAAACAATGCAAGGCCAGGTGAATGGAACGTACGTGTTATAGGCATCCCCGGTAAGGACGGAATATACAAGACTTAGTATGTTTCGCCGGTGGCTGTCGTTATAGCTGCAGACATGAAACAaaactttcttttattttgtaaatGATTATATTGTGAAAACTGCTGCAATTTTAGTtggagatggggaggggggtggcttTGTGGGCACGCGGCTTCGATTCAATCAGTGCCCAACCCTGGTGAAACTCAATACTCAGAATTGTCCAACCTTTGTCACATAATGCGTGGGATAGGCAAAGTAGCTACCTGAGCAAACCTCCGTTCCGGCCAATAGTATTCAAGTTTCTGTGTTTAATCTGCGCTGACTGTGTAACCCCAAAGTTTGACCCGAACTGGCGGCATGTTCACTGACGTGACGTGCACTGACCCGCGATGACCCGCAAGGCAGGTGAAACTAATGACCGTAGTTTTCACATTCAAGTAACCCAAGAGGCAAATTCCGATAGTGTAGTCAATTTTGAATTACATTACCGGAGGGTTACAAAGTGAATACATAATGTATGTCAATCGTTGATGTTTGATTTAGACAAATTTTAGTTGGGATCTAGGCGTTTGTAAGATGAAGGGTTTTAATGGAAAAAATTTCTTGATAGTGTAACAAGTGGTAGAAGGCTTAGAAGCCCATAGAACACGGGTTAATTTTGGCTACGCGACTAATGACCGTGCAACATATAAATAACAAAACTATGATGTATCTTTTTCATTAATGGCGTGtccaaatgttaacaaaaatatTAAAGTTATTAAAACAATATGCTTCTCCGAGAACAGGTAATATGAAAAAAGAGACTAGATTTGGTCCCGTGATGAGGTTAATTGTTTGAGCAATCAGTGTGTTGTTACATGTTAGTATCCAGATTAACAATGACATGTGAGTTTTGAGCAGGAAACGACACCCTTTTCAGCTATTTTACAATTGGGACAAATAAATGTGCAGAACGCGTCTTTAAAAGGAAAACAATGAACGGCCTACGCATGGATGTCTTAGCGCATTCCTTCATCATGAAGGCATCACGGTGTAATTTCGAAGGAATGTGTCAAGACTTGCGTAGGCTTCATGCCAGTACGCGACTTTTCCAGCAAAGCTAAGACACTTGTTCAAGATCTCTTCTAAGGTACGATTGATTAAGGTATGATTTTCTGAATGTCTTTGTAAACTATCTCTGTTTACATTTAGGTTTAATTTATATGGAAGCATTTTGCGTCCGCAAGCAGTTATACGAGTCTTTAGCATTGAGTCCCTCAAGTTGTTTGATTAGCCCTGCCTGTACGTTTTATAACGGTTACGTTAAATTATGAAACACTCATGTCATACCGCTACGCTTGGTCGTCAAGGCTTCAGTAATTAACTAAATGTAACTTTCCGGTCGACGTGAAAACACGTGAACGGCCATTTTGTGATTCTAGCAGCCAGGAATGAGTTGAAGACCGCAAAACTATCATGAAATATACCGGGCAAATATCCTGAAGCAAATTTTTCATTCCGCCCAAAAGTTCACTATAAAATGGGCAGGTGTACACTTGGTTTACCTGTTGCATAAGATGTTCACTCTGGTCCCAAATTAGTCACTTGAAACGCACGTTTTGTACAATTATTGCTTGGCTGTGGCCAAACCGATCTTCAGAAACGTCAGTGCGCCATGCGCAGTTACAAGAGGTCAACATTCCTGAGGGTTGAGTCATGATACCCACGCTTGCGCTTGCCAGGTCTATGGTGGGAGGGGAGgggctagcctccttcgcagacttcctatgaacagcggtgtttatattggtgggggggggggggggagcaaggttctctaaagggagttgtgtagccaagggagttgtgtagccaagggagttgtgtagacgAGGGACGACGCTGTTCATTTCAAAAATGAACAGCGTCGTCCCTcgtctacacaactcccttggctacacaactcccttttaAGTTTTAAGTAAACTGTAAAGGTCTTTAATATGCTATAGGTACCTCTTCCGTATGTCATCGACGAAAGAGAGCCATTTCTTGCACCGTTGACATATGTGGTTTGCATTTCACATGGCAACAGGAAACTACAACATGTGTAGCGGTATAGGTTACACCCAGGCGAACTGCTCGTTGCATTTCGAGGAAAGGTCTCTATACTGACCTGTGCAAGCCGCAGGTGTGACCGGTGTCCCAGCAGGCTAGCCTCGCGCTCTGTTGCACAGAAAACTGTAATTAGCCTACCTgaccgaagactctactctacataaGATTCAGACCGGAAATGTCGCGATCGCCACGTTCGCAGAGGGGCGACGCAGGTAGTTGGTTACCGTGAGGGGAATCCCCTTGGACTGAACCATTGTCCTCCAAGGGAAGACCATCATTTCGAAGGGCACAGCTAGTCGTAGACGTCTGTGGTATTTTGGTAAAGAACATAATATAATGTTTCAAGTTAGCGCATTTTTAGCTGTCGATCATATCATAATCCCGGAATACTTGAAATATAACTGAATACAGTACTTTTTACACCCGAAGTGCTCCGAAGTGAGCACGACCCGAGTTTACAACAACATCACATGATCAGAAATGCCTACTCAATCTTAAGGGGTGTGAAAAAGTCTTCAACAATTACTGACATTAGCCGCAACGTTAGGGGCTGCCGCAACTGTTTAAATTGTGATCTTGCCAGAGCATCTAGGAAGACCAGGCAAGATGGGACGTCTTGACAACTTTCTTGAGGTCTCAACAATTGTACGATCGCCATACAAACTCCCGATAAATTTCGACAGTTTCGCACTTTGTCCGGCACTAGGGGCAGGCATCACATGAGCTATTGAATACTCATTGAGTCAGCATTATCATACTTCAGTCAGCACGATGGGACTGTCGCAGTTTGTATAAAGGACAGGTTACTGTTTTTCCACGGTATGTTTTAATAGAACGCTATTTGTAATATACGCGTCTCGACATGTGTAACGTTAAGCAATGTCAGTCGGAAGTCTGTAGCAATAACActattggtacatgtagttatgtacgtacatgtaataCTGGACTGGAGTTTCGCAAGGGCCACAGTACCCGTTGTTATCAGTAACCCAAAAGTTGACTTGACTTGtctgttttgatatttgaatgaatggatgtaggtcagtgcaaggaggttaacctcatTTATCAATGCTATGGGGTTTACTGTTCTTTCCAATTCGACTGCTAGATAGATGTATTGGCAGAGACCGGAGCTCTACTCTTTTGAAATGGATTTTGATCTTTTTAAAGCAGAAGAGAAACTCTAACATACAAAGCTGTCAAAACGGTGTCGGACTGTAGGGTACGGCATCACAAGCTAGctataacccccccccccatgactaCATATGAAGCACAACTCTATATCAGTGAGACGATAAGACCATGTTCTTGGAACCAAACCTACTTATAATTACTGGTTTTGACAAGTGGATCGATGACTCTGGGTATTCCCCTTGACGTCACCAGTTACTACCAGTCACTGGTCACCCTATCAGGTGTCAGCCtagattttaaaacaaacatttgcGTCTATGGTAACTTTATAACACAAATGGACCACACACACCTTTGAATACCCTATTCTACTCAATGCCATGAATCTTTAGGATTGTTGCAGCGTTTGTTTGAAGTGTTTGTTTCCAAAACACAAGTACACGACATTAGTCATTGAAGTAGTAGATGTGTGTTTATTGGCTGTATGTATATCACGCGTTAGAAACTATCCAATCGTTCCTTGGCCACAATAATGGGTCCTTCTATAGCTAGCTACCAGAATGTGTTGTTCAAAATATACTCATGGCTAACACGAGACATGTTAGATATATTCGGAAAGGGACAAGCATTGGAAAGAGACATGTATACAAGACCACATATCTTGATACCTTTACACAACTTCATATTTCAGGACTATTCTAACAAGCCATGCCGGGGTTTGCTGTAAAACGGAAGGGAGGCAGAACTGAACCCAAATACCTGTGTACCAACTGTGGGTTATTGCTCTGTGAACCCAAACAAACACCATGTGGTCACCGCTACTGTCAATCGTGTGTAGAAGAACTCACAAGGTAAAATATTACTATGTTTATCAAAGTATTATCAAGAAGCTGATTGAATAGAACTACTACGTATTTAGAAAGCTGATTATTTTTATCTTATTTAGAAGTGAGGTCTCAATtacatatatgtacacaatCAGGAACAGAAAATTCATGTTGATAACTCATGTGATACGGCATCATCAGTTTGGCTTCCTGTTTGTAATGTTTAGGAGCTGGGGAGGACGATGTAGGGCCCGTGACTGTGGTGAGAACGTACGGCCTCAAGACGTAAGACGTTTCGTTGTGTCCAGATTCCAAATGTTTCCATTGTTTCCAAACTAACAGTATATGTGTTGCTGACCTCTAAATTGTCTTGGTGTTACGTCAGAAAGAAAGCATTCTAGAGTGAACTTCAATCAAACGAAAATTCTGTCTGGAAGCGATGACAATATGCAACATTAAAACATATAAAATGGAAGCTTTCTATCTTTTTTGTCTTGGCTATTGGTAATGACTTTGTGTGGACTGTTGCATTAATGATTGACGAGAAGTCATGCAAAATTCTGTCACTTGTCTtcgaggaggggggggggggcttctaGCCAAAACCGTATTTTTCTTCGTCAACATACCCAGCTTAATTTATGCATTACGATGGACGCGCACAATCATCATCGACATCAGTGACAGATACCCTTATAGGCAGAGGACCGGCTTTCAACTAAAACAGCAAACGGACCCGTGCGATCAGTTTGAGAAGCATGCATATATATGGTAAGTGCACAGCCTCTCATCTCTTATACTACCATATCATAAGTTTAGAGTAGTTTTTCAGAAATCACACTATCTGGGTtcagaggcggcggcacgaaattttgaatgggggggggggcgagatAATTTTAGATGAAATGTCACgaagacgagcgccgaaggcgcgaggcctcgcgccgaaggcgcgacaatactaggggggtccgggggtatgctcccccgggaaattttgaaatctagaccctctgaaatgctatttcctgcattctgaggggcaaattttgctggaagagtaagctaagtttcaTGACATctccatttgtaaaaaaaaatgcagaagggtttcagcttgattttgggggaacggcgccctcccgacatattttttcgCCTGAGGCACGACATGCTCCTACAGGAAAATTTAgaattcttgacccattgaaacactatttcctgaattctgaggggcaaattttgatggtaaagtaatctaagtttaatgacatctctatatgtgaaaaaaaggaagggtttcagcttgagctttgggggggggggcgacgcCGTCCCGACATATATGCCGGCGGCACAACAATCCAGGAGTATGCTAACGTAcgtcggagaaaattttgaaatcttgacccgctgaaacgctatttcctgaattttgagaggcaaattgtgCTGATAGAGTAAGCTAAGgtaagaaaatctctgttagtgaaaagattcacaagggtttcagcttgatatttgggggggcgacgccccccccaccaaacttttttggggggcagccgccccccctgccccccctgtgccgccgccactgaGGTTAACACAATCTTGTGTCACTATGTTTCAGGTACACACTACCACAGACGCATGCTGGCAATGTCGATGTTGATGTCCTCTGGAGATGATGGTTGGGTTATGCTTTAGCATGATATTATCCATCCTTTTCTATGGCAGTCACCACTCGATTAAGGTCTCCAGTGGACGAAGATGTCTTGATGACAACCCGAAGACAACACCTTTAAATTGGGAACGGACGTCCCAGTCAACGATATGATATTAGAATCCAGTTCGTTTCGGTGTtatgataagaacagatactaccTTTTTGCGGTAAACTTCCTCAGCCCAACTATTTGGACTTAACATAAGCAGATTCTCAATCTTTACAAGAGAAGAGTTGTTTTTAACAACAACCAGGCTCGTAACACCGAGACCACTAATACTGCTGTTGGGTATAATATTTCGTTGGATTGTCTCATGGTTCATTGTAAGCAATACATGTACGTTTCTTCTAGGTGTACCCCGACAAAGCTATAGAACGGGAGATATTGAGCATACATGTTCTCTGCACCAATGTCGAAGATGGCTGTAAATGGGAAGGCGTTGTTCGTCATCTCACGGTAAGATATTACTTAGATGTTCCGTGTTTAACACAATGTACGACTGTCAAGTATTACTTTTGTTTGCGCCTCAATGAAAAAggagttttctttattttgttttgtgtagACAATCTAACGATTTGGGATAAGGTTATGAAAGGATAACTTCATAATTTAAATTTCTTTGCAAACCAGTTAGATAGAAATTTAATTTCTGTTGATCAGATTAGTTTTGTATCTAACATCGAGAAACACAAAACTTAATATGTTCGTTTAGGCACATCTTTCAGAATGTGACTTCGAGAAGATCACGTGTATCAACGCCGGACAAGGCTGTAAGGCGACCATATGCAGGAAGAATCTGGCCAACCATCTACAGTCTGACTGTGAATACCGACCTGTAACGTGTCAGTGGTGTAAAGAGACAACGCCTCACAAGGAACACAAGGTAGGACGTGAGACAAAAGTCCTTAGAATATCTTATACATTGTACCGACATACTCTTGCCTGCATTCACGATAATGAACAAAGATTACAGAGGGACAGACTACAGTTCGACAACATAACGTATTTACACATTATGCTCCTCTTGACTTAGGCTCACAGACAGACCTGCCCAGCTACCCCAGTACAGTGTGACTGGTGCAGTAAGAAAGGCCTAACAAGAGCTCAGCTTCAAGAGCATCAACAACCGGAAACAGGAGACTGTCCCAACATGAAGATACCGTGCAGCTTCGAACCCATGGGGTGCAAGGAAAGAGTAAGTATTTAGGTTGTTACCTTCGTGTGTCCGTGTGTGAGTGAGGATGTCTGTATGTGTCTATGTTGGCGCATACTTTGCCAAGCATAACACGAGAAAATAATGATGCATTTATGTTGATATTTAGGTTGTGGATAGGTTTGGGCAGCACTTGGGTTAAGGTTGACTTTGGGCCGCCTACTGGCTTTCCTTGAAACTgtagttttttggggggcatcACGATTTTTCGTGATGCTTTGGTTTATTCCTAATAGCGTAAATGATTTATCGCAAATTGACACCCACTGCATACTGTTTAACACTGATGATTTGACATCTGCAGATGGAGAAGAGGCAACTGGCTGAGCATTTGAAGAAGTCAGTTCAAAATCATTTGAACATGACCAAGACGTACATCGTTCACTTTTACTCCAATTTTGAACAACACCGGCAGCAAGAGGTTGAGTCACGTGAAAACATGAGAATGATTCTTCCACGAGTAGAAAAAAGCATTAAAGACGTTGATGCAAAAATTGCTGAAATTGAAAGTAAGCTTTCAAGCGAACTACCATCAGGAGCGACATCTTCAGGTGGCAACAAAACTCTAGAAAACCGGATTGAGCAGGAACGTGCAAAGGTGGAAGAGCTGAGGAGGAAAATGGCTGCTTGGGAAACAAGGGTTGGCACCTTTGAAGGCATTGTAGCTGTTCTGAACCGTGAGATCGAGAAGTGCAGTTCTCAGATGGAGGCGTACGAACGGCAACGTCGTCAGGACAGGGAGATCATCGAGACTCTGGAGAGGAAGGTCAGGTCTCTGGAAAGGATCATCGCTCTGAAGGACGTTGCCCTCGCGGAACAAGACCTACGGATCCAGACCCTCGAACTGACCAGCTATGACGGCGTTCTGACCTGGAAGATTCCGGATTTCACACGAAAACGCCACGACGCCATCACGGGGAAGACGGCGAGTTTCTACTCGCCATGTTTCTTCACCAGCCGTACAGGATACAAGATGTGCGCCCGGATCTACCTGAACGGAGACGGGATGGGCAAGGGCACTCATGTCAGCCTGTTCTTCGTCGTGATGAGGGGGCACTACGATGGGCTACTGCGCTGGCCTTTTAGACAAAAGGTAATGTGAACTCTTAAATATATTGCTTATAGTTTACCTCAGAACGTTACTTTCTACTAGACGGCGTTTGCTGTGGAAACGTTCACTGAGCAAAATTGGATCTGTCTGACCCTTGATGTTCTAATTTTGATGCAAGATGTATGATTTGATGAAATctattatctatgaaatttgttgaattGTCTGTGAAATCCTTGCATGGTCGCCCAGCGGTCctagcctctagtggaaagaaGGTTTACATAACGGTTATAGATGCTGAAAAGTTCCTGATCCAAATGTTACCATATACATCATTCTTAAAATTTATTTTCTATCTTCTCAGGTCTCGTTTATGTTGGTGGACCAGAACAACCGAGAAAACGTAACGGACGCGTTCCGTCCTGACCCGACCAGCTCGTCCTTCCAGCGGCCCACCAGTGACATGAACATCGCCAGTGGATGTCCACTCTTCGTGCCGCTCAGTCAGCTGGACAGCAGCAGTCACGGTTACGTCAAAGACGACACCTTGTTTCTCAAGATAATCGTAGATACTTCAGATCTTTAACTGAATAtgccaatttttgtatcttaaaCTGTTCTTGCCGTTTTTGTAGGAAATGCTGGACATAGTGGAAATACAATGAGAATTGATACATCAGTTCGAGTTAGAGTTGAGGATTATTTCTGTTTAGCTTTACCATGCTCCAAAGCATATAACAGTAGACAATAATCATGCTTCGCTTATTAGTGATATACACATTGCATTGTATTTCATCAAATATGCTGTTATGTCTGAATAATAGTATTTCTCAAAAATAAATGTATGGACATGATTGAATGCAGAACTACTGGAAGACCTGAACAATAGGCAGTAATAACACAGGTTGGATGACAATTAGCAATGTAACCTGTATATGCATCTAAGCGCGACAATAAAGAAACATTTATAAGCTTATTGGAAGTATATTATTTTAGTAGGTTTTGTAGTAACAAATATAGGATTAATGACTCGTCCTGAGGTCTACCGTGTCATAACTCATTGTAATTTCCTACAaccacaaaatgaacaaatggCATCTGGCTATATGTATTGCGACTTAATTCATTACATTAGGTTACAGATTATCAGCtctataagaaaacaaatgtgtaACAGCTGATAGAGATTGCTTATTTTTGTAACTATTAGTGGTGAAACGATCTTGTTTGATGCGTGTGTTACGCCTTAACACTTATCTATGTTATtcgaaacaaagaaacaaaataaagcTTAGTAGCAAAAGTTCAAACTgaaagtacatatttcactttttacacttttcaaaTTCCATGTTTAAGTAGAAAGTAAATATTTCAAATTAGCTGCACCGGGAGCGGACTTGTCAATAGTTTTGCGAAGGGTTGCATTCTGATTGGTTAGATTGTTAGATTTCCGACCGATCACAATGCTATCTGTTTACTGTTATCTGTGGACATTTAGTACAGTTCTCATTAAGTTTGCTTGTTCAATTATCATAATTCTGTTTAATGTTCGGGGAATAAAGGAGAGTTCGTGTCTCTTGGATTTACTCCTTGTCAGTGCCCGGTAGCGGCCTCCACGGCGCTGGTTGTAGCAATTGACCCGAGGCGCTGCGATGAACTCGTTCAGTGGAGAGCTACTGTCCCCGAGTACGTTGCGCAATGTTCTCAGCGTGTCAGCGTCACGTCTGCTGGACAGTGACGGCAGAGATTAGTTGGACTTAACGGTCTAACCATATCGGAATTTTCGAACGATAAGGTAAGGCCGTAAAGTTCAATAACTTCTGTTAGTTGTCTGCTAAAA
Protein-coding regions in this window:
- the LOC136441716 gene encoding TNF receptor-associated factor 2-like isoform X2; its protein translation is MVYPDKAIEREILSIHVLCTNVEDGCKWEGVVRHLTAHLSECDFEKITCINAGQGCKATICRKNLANHLQSDCEYRPVTCQWCKETTPHKEHKAHRQTCPATPVQCDWCSKKGLTRAQLQEHQQPETGDCPNMKIPCSFEPMGCKERMEKRQLAEHLKKSVQNHLNMTKTYIVHFYSNFEQHRQQEVESRENMRMILPRVEKSIKDVDAKIAEIESKLSSELPSGATSSGGNKTLENRIEQERAKVEELRRKMAAWETRVGTFEGIVAVLNREIEKCSSQMEAYERQRRQDREIIETLERKVRSLERIIALKDVALAEQDLRIQTLELTSYDGVLTWKIPDFTRKRHDAITGKTASFYSPCFFTSRTGYKMCARIYLNGDGMGKGTHVSLFFVVMRGHYDGLLRWPFRQKVSFMLVDQNNRENVTDAFRPDPTSSSFQRPTSDMNIASGCPLFVPLSQLDSSSHGYVKDDTLFLKIIVDTSDL
- the LOC136441716 gene encoding TNF receptor-associated factor 2-like isoform X1, with the translated sequence MPGFAVKRKGGRTEPKYLCTNCGLLLCEPKQTPCGHRYCQSCVEELTRSWGGRCRARDCGENVRPQDVYPDKAIEREILSIHVLCTNVEDGCKWEGVVRHLTAHLSECDFEKITCINAGQGCKATICRKNLANHLQSDCEYRPVTCQWCKETTPHKEHKAHRQTCPATPVQCDWCSKKGLTRAQLQEHQQPETGDCPNMKIPCSFEPMGCKERMEKRQLAEHLKKSVQNHLNMTKTYIVHFYSNFEQHRQQEVESRENMRMILPRVEKSIKDVDAKIAEIESKLSSELPSGATSSGGNKTLENRIEQERAKVEELRRKMAAWETRVGTFEGIVAVLNREIEKCSSQMEAYERQRRQDREIIETLERKVRSLERIIALKDVALAEQDLRIQTLELTSYDGVLTWKIPDFTRKRHDAITGKTASFYSPCFFTSRTGYKMCARIYLNGDGMGKGTHVSLFFVVMRGHYDGLLRWPFRQKVSFMLVDQNNRENVTDAFRPDPTSSSFQRPTSDMNIASGCPLFVPLSQLDSSSHGYVKDDTLFLKIIVDTSDL